The segment agaacgcaacaaaaggcagcccacatccaaagaagagctttgggatgtccttcaagaagcctggagaactattcctgaagactccttaaagaaaggacagaaagctcgtctgagagggttcaggctgtgctggaggagaaaggagctcagagcagatattcactttaatcTCGTTAAAGTTGTACAGACTTCCCTTATATACTATATTTCTATTTATGTTTGCATATTGCATTTCTACACCTATTGGCTTTTTTTCTGGAGTGGCTCAAAGCTGTTTTCGTGACTAAAAGCTCTCATGTGTCCCTTCAAAACAGTCTAAAAAAAGGAGTCAAAACTACCTGTGCAGCACAAGGTCTCACCAGTTATTTAGAACCTCCAAACATCCACTCTCTGGTCCATTTGCTGAGAAACTGAGAGGTTTCCAGAGAGTATATGTTTCCCTTCCGGTAACTGAGTTGCCTGTTGGCTTCGCTAACTGAAGTTTAACCCAACCAAGATTTCTGTTGACAAAGCCGCTCCGTCTCTGAGATATGTTTGAACATCCAGAAGTCCCAGTCGGCCGAGATGCATTTCCAGTTGGGTCTCTTCCATCTGCCCATGATTAGTTTTTAACATCTTGATTTTGTCTTCGTATGCAAAACATTAACCTTCCATCTCCCCATCAGCTAACCATCCCTCTCCTGATTTTTGCATGCTCCAGAGTTGCATTTCATAGAGTAGTCTGTTTTAAGGTGgaatgttaaagggacagttcgcctcttttgacatgaagctgtgtaacatcccatatcagcaacatcatttctgaacatcttcttaccccctgctgcgtcctgtgagcagagttccagcctcgttttggtgctgatgaaggtagtccggctagttggctggggtttaaaaaataaagcgttttgcttctcagaacaatatgcgttcaacagagtaatacatttgcatcacaaaatggttctccagggaaaagtcagacctcacaatctcttggccctattttctctcccttcggatcactgcctgctgccgcctgccgacagccgcgcctgttacagtgtttggggtctgcacggtttacacagcacataaacaaaagaaaaggaaagacaagacaaggaaaagaaaggaaacaaatggaaaggaaacaaaagcaaagagaaggaaaggaaaggaaagggaaaaagaaggaaaggaaagggaaaaagaaggaaagaaggaaaggaaacaaaaggaaacgaaatgaaagaaggaaagggaaaaagaaggaaagaaagagaaggaaaggaaaggaaacaaaaggaaacgaaatgaaactaaacaaaatggaaacaaaaggaaagagaaggaaaggaaaggaaacaaaaggaaacgaaatgaaaggaaagagaaggaaaggaaaggaaagaaaaggaaacaaaaggaaagagaaggaaaggaaaggaaagggaaaaagaaggaaaggaaaggaaagagaagagaaggaaaggaaacaaaaggaaagagaaggaaaggaaagggaaaaagaaggaaaggaaaggaaacaaaaggaaacgaaatgaaactaaacaaaatggaaacaaaaggaaagagaaggaaaggaaaggaaagaaaagaaaaagtcagacctcacaatctcttggccctattttctctcccttcgtatcactgcctgctgcgcagaccgagcagcaaacaccgtaacaggcgcggctgtcggcaggcggcagtgatacgaagggagagaaaatagggccaagagattgtgaggtttgactttttcctggagaaccattttgtgatgcaaatgtattactctgttgaacgcatattgttctgagaagcaaaaggctttattttttaaaccccagccaactagccggactaccttcatcaacaccaaaacgaggctggaactctgctcacaggacgcagcaggggggaagaagatgttcataaatgatgttgctgatatgggatgttatacagcttcatgtcaaaagaggcgaactgtccctttaagaatcGAAGAAAAAGGGATCGTTTCGGTGAAACCTTGAGCCTTGCTTTACCTCCCGCCTGTTTTCCAAACCTTTTCCCACAAAGTTTACAGCAAATGTCCGCCTCACCTCACTGTCTTTTCACGGGTTTCTCCCCTCTCACAGGAGCCAATGAACGAACAGAACTTTGACACTTATGTGAGTACACTGACAGACATGTACACCCACCAGGACCAGTACCAGAGCCCGGAGAACAAGGCCCTGCTGGAGAACATTAAGCAGGCCGTTCAGGGCATCCAGGTGTAGCGCTGGCCGGGGCCCCAACAGCAAATGCAAAGCAAAAACAACGacggagaggaaaaaaagtgaaaaagaggGCGATGGGTTGTTCTTTTGCTGCTGTAATCTATCATTCTTCTTTTATTCTTCTGCTCTCAACTCCATCggtgtctcttttttttatgttgattgttgttgctttgctttGGAAAACTTTTAATCAAACATTCACGTTTTGTACATTTTCATATGACCTAATATAATGTGATGTACTGTTTATAGCTGCTAATGTATGCACATTCTAGTgtaaatgtatgtatttatttattgtaagcttgaatcatttcttatttaaatgtgatttacatacatgaagaaaaaaaaaaagagagactggGCATCACGGGTTTAACTGGGAGCCGAGCAGCAAGTGGAACGTTTCTGAGAGGCTTTTCCCACGAAGCTGTGAAGCaggcttttcttctttttaaatgtcTGAAAGTGGACACTAATTTTATTGTAAATCTTTAGATGAAATCTATGAAAAGAACCAATGCTATAAGCACGAAGATTTCAAACATCATGACACGGAAACTTTCTGGTGCAGATCCCATCACGTCCCCCTCTCAGAGTTGTGTTTTGCGTTCGGTTCCGCTTTTTCTTTTGAAGTGGAAAGACCAATGGCTGCAGAAACTGTAGAAGACAATCCGCCATTGTGAGTTTATTTTAAAGTCATCGACCTCGACTAATAGTACAGCGTGTCAGCAATATTggtatgataataataaattgTTGTTTAGATATGGAATGCTATCTATATGAGAAAAATGTTTGGGTATATGCAATTTCTTATGAATTAAACTAGCAGAAAGCCGATAGATCTTTTTACTAACTATAAATGTATTGCGTTTTGTATAGACCTTTTACTACAGTCATGTTTTGGGATTCTGACACGGGTGAGaggactttggttctgtcatgTACGACTTTGCACAGGGACACCTTTGTTTCCatgttttgatgtttttgatTAAGAGGCACTTAGCGGGCAGAATGATCTGTAGATACGTTTTTCTCTCTGATGGCTTCACTGGGCACACAGGGTCAAACATTCCCATTGTATATTGCACTCATTCTCCAGAAAACGTCTTTCCAGTCATGCATCTGAGCCACAGTGGAACTGCCTTTTATAAAAATGATCTATGTTGTCGAGAGGACGAGTGGAAACCAGTCGTAAAAAAGCCACGTCTGTGCACTGAATCTGCTTTTTGACGACAGCGAGTCTGAAGTTACAGTTCTGATGGAAAGTTTTCTGAACACAGTCAATCATGCATGCACTTTATTGGAGTATGTTTAAGTATCATCACGTGGTTAAATGAAGCAAAAATTGTACAGTGAGTTTGTTTAAGCTGACTTTGTTCTGGCGACGCCTCTTTGAAAGCAACCAGGAGAAAATTCTTCTGGTTCATTTGTAACTGAAAAGGGAAACTCCCTCTCTGTTCTCTCTACATCGCCAACTTCCTCACGCCTGCACTCCGCCTTTCTGTGTTTCCTTCGCAAGTATTCAGAGGTGTTTTAAACACGAACACGCTCCCGTGTTAGTTCCTTTGGCTACTTTTCAAGGCTTTGTAAACTCTCTTTGCTCAACTTTCATTTCAAGAGTCAAAGAGAGGAAAATCGCTCATTTCCGTCCCCAAAGTTATTCCAACTGGAGAGTAGAAATGCAACCGTGACAGCGAGCACAAAGGAAATGGTTTTATGGGTTCCTTTTGGGAAcatttttataataaacatgcaTCTCACTACATATTAACAGTATTTCTGAGCATTTTAGAGGCAAGCCAACATTAACGTGTGTTTGTCCACACGACCAAAAGAAAATAGTCCAACAAAACAGGTGCGGAAATAGTGagattgtattttaattttaattggCTGTAGTTTTCTATTGGATGCAAACCATATTTGTGACTTTTATGCCAAACAAACCGGCTGTGACTCACAGCAGGTTGAAAGGGGAAAACTTGTTGGATGATATTGGAAAGATGAGCCTCAAACTTGGTTCTCTTCCATGACAGTTTGTGGTGTAACGCCAAGTTCCACCCCCACTCCTAACTCCTTAAAAAGTGTTTTTCTGAACATCTAATAGTTAACTGTATCATATCTGTGACGGTTTCAAAAGGATGTCTCAACTGTCAAAGGAAAACAGAGACTTGTTACGTTTTGCAGCCCAGGAAATGCTGTAATTCTACcatttttcagccttttttttagcttatttATCTGGAAGAAGCTGTTCAGTTTTCCTAAAGgtaaaagatttgaaaaagagaacaaaagaaaGTCAGCAGCACATTTAAACACATCAGTGACAGCAGATCAGCATCAGACGCTAACCTAAAGAATACTGTCAGCTACAAAAACttaaaaatgctttatttgGACTGTGGACCAACAGGACTATGACATATTTTGTtgtaaaactgtgaaaaaacttGCATTTTACACGGTTTGTGTATCTTTTTGTGGTATTAAAATGACATAAAATGGTTGTGGTTGGGGTAAAGGTACAGAGCAGGGTTGCATCCCTTCACTGTACCTACCTGCAGTGTAAAAGTGGAATAATATATACTTCTCTAATTTTACTGAACGGACCCTTTAAACTCAAGTAGGAATCTCAAACTTATCCCAAAGacgctatttatttatttatttatttatttggtaaATGTGGCCCAAATCATTTATTAAAAAGTACTTAATATTTAAGAAGGCATAAACACTCTGAATGGGATCCTGTCgctttatattttttaaaccaTTCTCGGCTTCAGTCTAATTTTCCACAGGAAGGAGAAGCAAACACCAAActgctaacaaaaaaaaaaaggggggagttTTCCTTTAGAGATGTTTCTTCTTTTGGACTTTCACTGCAAAGTGTCATTCATTGACCTCACATCTCTGTTCGGAGCGTTTTGTCTGCAGCTTCCTGCCAGTGAACTACAGCTTTAGATAGACTGACCgcttgtatttttatttagtcagtTACTCTAACTGATAACAGAGGAGATGGGAGTTAAAGCACAATTCTGCCACTTAAAGACAACCAATAGCCTAGATATTGTAATATCAGATGTAAAAGCTAAACTGTAAGTATTTACATAGAGAACCTCAACACTAACATGTGTCATGCTAGAAAGCAAAAGAAATCCATATGAATatttgtgaaaatgtttcttttcGGCTGTGCACTGATGAGGGGTTTTTATACAACATTCATTTTCTCTCCTTTGGCCCCTTTTTCTCTGTTAATCGCAAACTTTCAGCAATGTTTCTTACCACATGGCATGGGATTTTGTTAATATTTTTGCTGTATGTTTAAGGTCACGAGTTGCTACGTGAAATTTTAATTTGACTTGTGAAGTTTGTACAATTTTTTATCATGCTGGTGTTGGCATCTCTTGCTCTGAATAAATCTTGTGTTGCGACACTGATTATGACCTGTTCCTTTGAAAACTGGTGATTAGTCATGGGCCGTGTGTCAGAAATGACCGGAAGTAATCAAGGCAGTGTTTTAACTTTAAAACTAACAGTCGATCTCCCttgtggatttgtttttgcCTAAAAGTGGCTTGTTTTATATCCACAATATGAAAAATGTCCAATTGCATTTGAGACTATGAATAAAAGAGGGTTCTCAAATTTAAAGCTGGAATTTCTAGACCATTCCTCCAATCTGAACGTGAATACTATCAAATTAAAACTGAGTCTGTACATTGGCTTGATGTTTAAGTAATAATTGCCACTGCACAGGTAATTCTCACCCATAAGAGTATAACATTTTTAGAAAGCTCTGAATCTGGAATTTGTTAATTTTGCATGGAAACATTAAAGATTTTGCTCCAcaaaagcagagaaaagaaaTGCTTCCTATTTACGTTATTTATCTGTAATTTACTAGGTACATCATCATTGttattaaattttaaaaaaaagtagaatttcattgtaaacattttttatttatttaataataattttctaATTTAATACGCAtaaattattcattttttttcttttactaaaATTTAAgaaattctgctttttttttaaataaaatttctAAAATGTAAAGctatttttaaatgaacaaaataatATTTTAAGTAGTTTTCTCGTGCCAGTATTTTCGTAAGTAGAGGCCACACGAAATTGGCGCCAATTTCGTTTCCCTCCATTGTTTTACTTCCGGGTGAAAGAAAATCCACTTCCGGTGTAACATAAACAAACCGAACGCTGGCGTGTGGCGGTTTCACCTGAATCGCGGCGGTTCTAAACGGGTTTCGGATGAACGGTAAGCCCTGGTCGATTTGGTTTTGGGCTGATAGGAGACGGTTACCATGGTGAAGTGTGTCGTCTCTGGATGTCCGAACCGGATGTTGAGCTCCAGCCGGGGAACCTTAAACAGACCCCCGAAGAGGTTTTTTAACTTCCCCAGAGACCCCGAGCGAGTCAAGGTAGGAACATATTGTCCTTAAATGTACAAACTACATACTCCATTATGATGCCGTCCACAGTTTACCTGTTTCACTGCAGACTGATGATGATAGCATGACGTCGCTGTCTTACCTGGCGTTAAAGGAACATGCTAACTGTGTTAGCCCagtggcttcttcttcttcttcttgtaatttaTTGGCGGTTAGCATCCGTAATgttgcattaccgccaccaacggTACAATTATGTAACTGCGGGTGTGGAGCGTTGACGAAGgagtgacaaaataaaataaaataaatagacaaataaataaacaattcactcaataaaaaataaactaaatcctTTCAAAAAGTCCTGTAGtctttaagaaattaaacacaaatctcCAAGCTGAGGAGCCTAGTGGCTAACAACACACCTGGGTTTTATATATGGAAAACCTCTTGGTTAAACATGCTGATGGGGTGGGTGCGCCACTCTTCTGGTAGTTGCAGATGCCCTGTGGTGGAAGAAATCTTTTTGTGTGGCTACTCGTCACTAAAAAACACCACACTGTGAAATACCTGCAAGCACTGAGACCATGAGCATGTTTACGTTATTTAACATGGTCacctaaaatgttttaatttcttAATTGAAAAATGGTCCTGATAATCAGGTCTGTAacacaaaatatattttattttgattCATATTCCTACACAGACTGCTCTTTGGTCATTTAAAATGATAACGAGtcaacttgcccagccctatcaactagaaataaggtccaggtttaaaaaaataaataaaataaaaatgaagacCAGCAGTAACCTTGGAGACTCTGTCCAGGTATGGCTGGCAGCTCTGAGGGAGACGGACAAGCAGGACGCCACGGAGCAACATCTAATCTGTGAGGACCACTTCCTGCCAGAGGACGTCTCCAAAAACGGGGTCAACAACGACGCCATTCCCATCATGCCCCCCTGCCTGGACGGACCGCTGGGCATGATCAACCCCTGGGGAGCCGAGTCGTCTGAGGAGGAGGATCAGTGGGCCGCTGCTGGGGATGAGGACTTTGAGGATGAAGGTGGATATGGCGTCCCTTTCAATACAAAGATATCTGCCCCTGAAATCCCTCAACTGGATCCCCCAGAACGGGTCAGAAAACCGTTACCATGACTACGTCTGTTTATTCTGTACTGCGATGGCTCTGACATGCTCCGTTTTTATCCATCCTCCAGTCTCCAGGCGCTAAAGTGGCTTCAGGAGCCAAGAAGAAGAGTCTGTAAGTAAGTTTTATTCATGGGTGAAACGTGAATAAAGATGAatcctggatgctgtgagataTCTTTCTTGCTCTCTTTGTTTCCTCCTGCAGGGGGCATCGGTGGCAGAATCTAATTCCAGCCAAAAAACACTGCAGAGAaggtttgtgttttgttttgttttccttctaAATATAGTTTTATGAGTCTCAAAATAATAGaaatatgaaatacaaaaagttGTTCTGAGATTCAGTCCTACTCACAACTACATGGACAGAATTTCCAGCATTTATTATAAGAATATTAGCcatgatttattgtttttacctCTTAAATGAATGGTTTTATATTTTAGATATGTAAACAAACAGCGTTTTATTTCAGCCTCGGCCTAAAATATTTAAGAATATTAGCCacgatttattgtttttaccttCCTATTTTAGATGTGTAAACAAacgttttatttaattatttcgATTTATTATATAAAGCGTTTTATTTCAGCCTCGGCCTCTAACTGAGCGTTTTGTTGCACTCAGATGTGTCCCTGGGAATGCTGACGAAGCGTTTCCTGGAGTTGTTCCTGAAGGCGCCGGACAACTCGCTGGACATCCGGCACGTCACCACGAGCATGCAGACCCGCAGGCGGCGAGTCTATGACATCACCAACGTGTTGGAAGGCATCAGGCTCCTCGAGAAAAAGTCGTCCAACAAGTTCAAGTGGATGTAAGTTAACAGATGATCCTCAGATGTGCGTGTTTCCCTTCATGTTGAGGTGTTTATGCTTATTTCTTCCCCAAAAAGGTCCAGTAAAAAGAAATACTGATGTGTTCCACATCTGTAATACATCTGTAAACGGATGGAAACATCCTGTCTGTTGGTCAGACATGCAGGTACCAGTTCATGTCAGCAGGGGACAGAGTTGTGCTGGGATTAAACCTGAATTTCAGCTATAGAATAGATGAGTTGATTATATCAGACAATAAAGTGTTTGCAGTACAGATGTTTCCAGCTACATTCAGACAGTTTAAACATCCCTGCGGATAATTAAAGTTGATTTTTCACCTGACGCTTTCTTTCATGCTGCAGAAAGCAAAGTTTCTCATTTCTCATTGAGCGACTTTAACCCTTTGTTGACTGCCCCGAACATTCCATTTTTTCCACACTTGAGGACCTCATGGCACAAATAACCTTACTGTGTGGCCATACTACATGGCAGAGATGAAATATACACACCATTGTAATCAGAAGAAAGAGCACTTTAAAATGGtataaaacataaataattatGTGTAAAGGTAGCATAATTATTTTTATAAATATGCTCAAAATTAATccgaaaaaaaaatcacaaaaatgacagatttcaaCAGAAATCTTATTTTTTCCCTAATTTCTGTTGTAGATAGGGAAAAACTTAGAGTATATGACAGACTAGCAAAGTTGTCCCCTACTcaatgaaaaaaacagaatCAATTTATCATTTTCTGCTCAAAAGTTATGGTCAATTCATTATGTCCTGTACGTTTGCAGAAAATTATAGAATCTTTACAGAGTAGAATGTCTTCACTGCCCAATTTGACATTTGACCTCAAAATCCAGACAGAATGGTCAAAATAAGTTATTTTGGCCACATATCCATGAGACAGAGCTATATATGGTATGTTTCATTATACTTTAGGACAGGTAATACAAATGCTTCTGGAAAAGAAAGTGTTAACCTTTTAGTGACCCCTGAAAATTTACACCTAAAAAACCCAAAAATGTACATTTGAACTTTTCTTGTAAACCACCAAAACACCCAACATCAATTTTGATGGTATTTAGTTGATTTATTTGCAAACATAAGTTATTACAAAACATATTGcttcagttatttttttttagatgtggcAACTCAATAACAATCAATAAACATAAGCAGCAATGGACAAAAAGTCAACTATCAACAAAAAAAGTGCTTCTTATTTAGGATGAAAAGGCATGTAATGAACAGTCAATCAATAAAATCtaataataaatgtaaattCATTAGTAAGTGCATTTCCAATAAACAATCAATAGTAAATGAACACTCAATGTCAGATCAATGGTAATGGGAAGTGCCTCCTGTTTTCATGTGCAATAAACAATACTTTCTTATCAATCACTATAAACAGTACCAAAACGTTCTTCTTATTTATATTTaacaaacaatacaaaaatCAATCAACAGCAATGGTCAATCAACAATCAAATAAGAAAGTGTTTCTAATTTATGATGAACAATCATGTAAAGTGCAGTCAATGAACAATTATGACAAGATAAATCAACAAAAATCAAGAAACAAAACTAATCAATTTCTGTGTTCacaattcatttttgtttttattgctctTTCTATGTTGATAATTCTTTGTATGCCATACTTTAAAACAATTCTTGTCTTGAGTTATGTGCAAGTAGACCTGGCATTGAGGGGCATCACATTTTGTAACAACCTTGAGTGCTTGTTTGCTGGTGTCATAGCAGACTCTACAATTTCTCTTTGTATCAGAGACAGAAGGAATGTGATCAGAGACAAATTCCCCAGGGTTTTGTACAGAACCATAAACTGGGGGCTCTCCATACTCCTCAAGGCCAGCCAGCTGCCGGACAAGCTCCTCTCTGAATTCGGTCACAGAATACTCTTGTGGTCGCTTGAGCGCAGCTACATCAGGGTTTGCAGCCCGGTGAATCTGGAACAATATGAAGCTGTTTACGACAGCAATATCCATCATATGGAAGAAGAGAGTCTTCCACCATCGCATGCACTTTCTCAAGGCTGTGCTCTGCCCAATAAGCTGGTCAGACCGGTCAACCCCATTCATGAAAAAATTGTAGTCATGTATAGCCTTGGGTTGTTTCACTCtaacacaatgccacctgtgtgcaattttttctctcctttgcaCATGCAGGAACTCATTTGCTGAGTGGATAGATGACAGAAGGGTGACAGGCCTATTGTCCTTCCACTGCAATGCCAAACAACAGTTATCGCGGACCCACCTCATAGCTCCCCTATCTTTCCCTTTCACCCACTCCTTCCCTTTCTTTACCGAGTCAGGGAAaccttttctgttttcagctgcAGTCCCACAAgaaggcatctggagctgaaacAAGTCCTTTATTAGTTTTGGTGATGTGTAAAAGTTGTCAAAGTACACATGATACCCCTGGTGTGCAAGAGAGCTAGTGAGTCTCATCACTACATCATACCCTAAACCATTCTCACTAGGTGCAGCATTAACATTTCGGCCAGTGTAAACGTCAAAGTCATAAGTATAGCCATTCAAACTGTCAGCTAACACCCAGAGCTTAATTCCCCACTTTGTTGGTTTGTTCTTTATGTACTGTCGAATACCAGACCTATGTTTTGATTTCACCATTCTTTCATCCACAGCAACATGCTGGAATGGTTGGTAAAGTGCTTTACACGTTACCTTGAAAGTCTCTAACAGGCCAGTGATTTTACGCAGTTTATCACGCTCATCTTCAGCACCATGATCTACAACATGGAGCATTGCCATCAATGCTTTGAACCGGTCTCTTGACATTATGCTGCGTGCCCACAGGCCATGGTACAGGGTTTTGGTGCTCCAGTATCTGTAAAAAGAACTAAGTGGGACAAGGCCACAAAACATTACAAGGGCCATCAGTCGTGCCAATTCATCTGGACTGGTTTCTTTCCATGTACCATCTGTGCCACCATAATAGGGCTTTCTGAGGATTTCCTCCCAGGCATAAGCATTTGTGTAGGTGCAGATTTGTAGCAGGAGGGCATcggtaaaaaaaagtttaaaaaaatctatgGCTTTGGTCATGGTACCTCGTGTTACTGGTACATCTAGGTGAACACCAGGCTGGCGTACAGGACGGA is part of the Odontesthes bonariensis isolate fOdoBon6 chromosome 24, fOdoBon6.hap1, whole genome shotgun sequence genome and harbors:
- the e2f6 gene encoding transcription factor E2F6, giving the protein MVKCVVSGCPNRMLSSSRGTLNRPPKRFFNFPRDPERVKVWLAALRETDKQDATEQHLICEDHFLPEDVSKNGVNNDAIPIMPPCLDGPLGMINPWGAESSEEEDQWAAAGDEDFEDEGGYGVPFNTKISAPEIPQLDPPERSPGAKVASGAKKKSLGHRWQNLIPAKKHCREDVSLGMLTKRFLELFLKAPDNSLDIRHVTTSMQTRRRRVYDITNVLEGIRLLEKKSSNKFKWIGSCPPSSFMGKNTFQAQSKFQGEMDNLKLVEDTLDTLIKSCARQLFDMTDNLQNSALAYVTHEDVGRLKAFQEQTVIVVKAPEETKLEVPAPKEDSIQVHLKGSMGPITVVTCDIGTAETSSCFLTLEESRIETAVLHTESSGVQSAIQSA